Proteins encoded in a region of the Halioglobus maricola genome:
- a CDS encoding DUF934 domain-containing protein, with the protein MPKLIKNGAIVEDTSPEVLDLEQWLDCEERASRAVILEPGETLAPLLEHLNEIPLVMVNFPTFMDGRGFSYARELRDRGYTGEVRAVGHFIRDQLTYLGRCGFDAFQFDDESLLEPSLESLSDFSEYYQASINQPSPLFRRRA; encoded by the coding sequence ATGCCTAAGCTGATCAAGAATGGCGCTATCGTCGAAGATACAAGCCCGGAGGTACTAGACCTTGAGCAATGGCTTGATTGTGAAGAACGCGCAAGTCGCGCTGTTATTCTGGAGCCGGGAGAAACGTTGGCGCCCCTGCTCGAACACCTCAACGAGATCCCATTGGTAATGGTGAACTTCCCCACCTTTATGGACGGCCGCGGTTTTTCCTACGCGCGTGAATTGCGTGATCGCGGCTACACGGGTGAAGTACGTGCTGTAGGTCACTTCATACGCGACCAGCTGACATACCTTGGCCGCTGTGGGTTCGACGCTTTCCAGTTCGACGATGAAAGCCTGCTCGAGCCCTCTCTTGAAAGCCTCTCCGATTTCTCGGAGTACTATCAGGCATCCATCAATCAGCCTTCTCCGCTGTTTCGCCGCCGAGCTTAA
- the metH gene encoding methionine synthase, which produces MSSTPSNALLQALQQRILVIDGAMGTMIQAEGLEEKDYRGERFAEHGTDLKGNNDILCMTRPDIVGKIHRAYLEAGADIIETCNFNATSIGQEDYNLGAVAYELNLASARVARKVADEVTAETPDKPRFVAGVLGPTPKTASISPDVNDPGARSITFEQLRQSYLEATLALIEGDVDLILIETIFDTLNAKAAVFAVKDAFAQAGVELPIMISVTFPDVSGRVLSGQNPEAFYNAIAHAKPLIVGSNCGRRYKEIRPFLEDLSNAAECYFSAHLNAGLPNAFGDFDETPEIMHEDFADFAERGFLNLAGGCCGTTPEHIRAISQAVADKAPRQIPQRSKAARLSGLEPFNITADSLFVNVGERCNVTGSARFKRLVLEGDYETALDVARTQVEDGAQIIDVNMDEGMLDAKEAMVTFLNLIASEPDIARVPIMVDSSKWEVIEAGLQCIAGKAIVNSISLKAGEEEFLEQARLCLKYGAAVVVMAFDEDGQADNLERRKQICKRSYDLLVNDVGMSPNDIIFDPNIFAVATGIEEHNNYAVDFIEGTRYIKQELPGALVSGGVSNVSFSFRGNNAVREAIHSVFLYHAIRAGMDMGIVNAGQLAVYDELADDLREAVEDVVLNRREDGTERLLDIAERYRDSGGGAARVEDLSWREEDVAKRLEYALVKGINTYIVEDAEAARQTFERPIQVIEGPLMDGMNVVGDLFGEGKMFLPQVVKSARVMKQAVAYLQPYIEDAKESGNSSNGKILMATVKGDVHDIGKNIVGVVLQCNNFEVIDLGVMVPCEEILRVAKEEDVDIIGLSGLITPSLDEMVHVAAEMQRQEFDVPLLIGGATTSNAHTAVKIDPQYDRDLVTYVPDASRSVSVATQLMGDGKASFVEERRENYEKVRERIANREPRNRQLSYEAAIQRAPEIDWAGYQAPKPAFTGVRVFDDFPLQDLVDTIDWTPFFITWELAGKFPAILEDDKVGEQASDLFRDAQAMLKRIVDEKLLTARAAIGFWPAQRKGADDVALYTDESRSTELATLHHMRQQTEKPGDKPNLSLADYVAPVDSGVADYVGGFCVTTGLGVDELAAQYEADHDDYNSILLKALADRLAESFAEYLHRHVRTELWGYAPDEALANEDLIRERYQGIRPAPGYPACPDHTEKATLFSLLEAEKNCGVKLSESYAMTPAASVSGFYYSHPDARYFAVGKIGRDQLESIAARKGESVDTMERWLRPNLN; this is translated from the coding sequence ATGAGCAGTACCCCTAGCAATGCCCTCCTCCAGGCTCTCCAGCAGCGCATCCTTGTTATCGATGGCGCCATGGGCACCATGATTCAGGCTGAAGGCCTTGAGGAAAAGGACTATCGCGGGGAGCGATTTGCCGAGCACGGTACTGACCTCAAGGGCAATAACGACATTCTCTGCATGACTCGCCCGGATATCGTCGGCAAGATCCACCGCGCCTACCTCGAAGCTGGCGCAGATATCATCGAGACCTGTAATTTCAATGCCACCTCGATCGGCCAGGAAGACTATAACCTGGGCGCTGTGGCGTATGAATTGAACCTGGCCTCCGCCCGGGTGGCGCGCAAAGTGGCAGACGAGGTCACTGCAGAAACCCCGGACAAGCCACGATTTGTCGCTGGGGTGCTTGGCCCTACACCAAAGACTGCATCGATATCACCAGACGTTAACGACCCGGGTGCCCGCAGCATTACCTTTGAGCAACTGCGCCAGAGCTACCTCGAAGCCACGCTCGCACTCATTGAAGGCGACGTCGATCTGATTCTGATCGAAACCATTTTTGACACCCTGAACGCAAAAGCGGCCGTGTTCGCAGTCAAAGATGCGTTCGCCCAGGCTGGCGTCGAACTGCCCATCATGATCTCGGTGACCTTTCCCGACGTCAGTGGGCGCGTATTGTCCGGCCAGAACCCCGAGGCCTTCTACAACGCGATTGCCCATGCCAAGCCGCTTATCGTCGGCAGCAACTGTGGCCGCCGCTACAAGGAAATTCGGCCGTTCCTGGAGGATCTGTCGAACGCCGCCGAATGCTACTTCAGTGCCCACCTGAATGCCGGGCTCCCAAACGCCTTTGGGGACTTCGACGAAACGCCTGAAATCATGCATGAAGACTTCGCGGATTTTGCCGAGCGTGGATTTCTCAACCTCGCGGGCGGTTGCTGCGGCACAACGCCGGAGCACATTCGCGCCATCAGCCAGGCTGTTGCCGACAAAGCCCCCCGCCAGATTCCACAGCGCAGTAAAGCCGCGCGCCTGAGTGGCCTTGAGCCCTTTAATATTACCGCTGACAGCCTGTTCGTTAACGTTGGCGAGCGCTGTAACGTGACCGGTTCTGCGCGGTTTAAGCGCCTGGTCCTTGAAGGTGACTATGAAACCGCACTGGATGTGGCGCGCACCCAGGTTGAAGACGGCGCCCAGATCATCGATGTGAACATGGATGAAGGCATGCTCGATGCCAAAGAAGCCATGGTCACGTTCCTCAATCTCATCGCGTCCGAACCCGATATCGCCCGGGTCCCCATTATGGTCGATTCGTCGAAGTGGGAAGTGATCGAGGCAGGGCTGCAGTGTATCGCGGGTAAGGCCATTGTTAATTCCATCAGCCTCAAGGCTGGCGAAGAGGAATTCCTGGAGCAAGCGCGTCTCTGCCTCAAGTATGGCGCGGCTGTGGTGGTGATGGCATTCGACGAAGACGGTCAGGCCGACAACCTGGAGCGTCGCAAACAGATCTGTAAGCGTTCCTACGATCTGTTGGTCAACGATGTCGGCATGTCGCCGAACGACATAATTTTCGATCCCAACATTTTTGCTGTGGCTACCGGTATCGAAGAGCACAACAATTACGCGGTGGATTTCATCGAGGGCACGCGCTATATCAAGCAGGAACTGCCCGGTGCGCTAGTCTCCGGCGGAGTCTCGAACGTGTCCTTCTCGTTCCGCGGCAACAACGCGGTTCGCGAGGCTATTCACTCAGTATTCCTGTACCACGCTATTCGCGCAGGGATGGACATGGGCATCGTTAACGCGGGCCAGTTGGCGGTATATGACGAGTTGGCAGACGACCTGCGAGAGGCCGTTGAAGATGTGGTTCTCAATCGCCGCGAGGATGGAACCGAACGCCTGCTGGATATCGCAGAGAGATATCGAGACAGTGGCGGTGGCGCGGCTCGCGTTGAAGACCTGAGTTGGCGTGAGGAAGACGTTGCGAAGCGCCTGGAATATGCCCTGGTAAAAGGCATAAACACCTACATTGTTGAAGATGCTGAAGCCGCGAGACAAACATTCGAACGCCCGATTCAGGTGATCGAAGGCCCATTGATGGACGGCATGAATGTGGTCGGCGACCTGTTTGGCGAGGGCAAAATGTTCCTGCCACAAGTCGTGAAAAGTGCTCGCGTGATGAAGCAGGCCGTCGCCTACCTGCAGCCCTACATTGAGGATGCCAAAGAGTCCGGCAATTCCAGCAACGGCAAGATTCTCATGGCCACGGTGAAAGGCGACGTCCATGACATCGGCAAAAATATTGTTGGGGTGGTGCTTCAGTGTAACAATTTTGAAGTGATTGACCTGGGCGTAATGGTGCCCTGTGAAGAAATTCTGCGTGTAGCTAAGGAAGAAGACGTCGACATCATCGGCCTCAGTGGCCTGATCACGCCATCGCTAGACGAAATGGTGCACGTCGCAGCAGAAATGCAGCGCCAGGAATTTGACGTTCCCCTGCTCATCGGTGGCGCCACCACATCGAACGCCCACACCGCGGTAAAAATAGACCCGCAATATGATCGCGATCTGGTTACCTACGTGCCCGACGCATCGAGAAGTGTTTCCGTCGCTACCCAATTGATGGGTGATGGCAAAGCCAGCTTTGTAGAAGAGCGTCGCGAAAACTATGAGAAAGTCCGTGAGCGTATTGCAAACCGCGAGCCTCGCAACCGCCAGTTAAGTTATGAAGCGGCGATACAGCGCGCTCCCGAAATAGACTGGGCGGGATACCAGGCCCCGAAGCCGGCGTTCACTGGTGTGCGCGTTTTCGACGATTTCCCGCTGCAAGACCTCGTAGACACTATTGATTGGACGCCCTTTTTCATCACCTGGGAACTCGCCGGAAAATTTCCTGCCATTCTCGAGGACGACAAGGTCGGCGAACAGGCCAGCGACCTGTTCCGTGATGCGCAAGCCATGCTCAAGCGCATTGTCGATGAAAAACTGCTAACCGCACGTGCCGCTATTGGCTTCTGGCCAGCGCAGCGCAAAGGAGCGGATGATGTCGCACTCTATACCGATGAAAGTCGTTCTACCGAGCTGGCGACGCTGCACCATATGCGCCAGCAGACCGAGAAGCCCGGCGACAAACCCAACCTGAGCCTGGCCGACTATGTAGCGCCCGTTGACAGCGGCGTCGCGGACTATGTGGGCGGCTTTTGCGTCACCACTGGCCTTGGCGTAGACGAGCTGGCTGCGCAGTATGAAGCTGACCACGATGACTACAACAGCATTCTGCTGAAGGCCCTGGCAGATCGGCTGGCTGAATCCTTTGCTGAGTACCTGCATCGCCATGTACGCACCGAACTATGGGGTTACGCACCGGATGAAGCGCTGGCCAACGAAGACTTGATCCGCGAGCGCTACCAGGGAATACGCCCCGCCCCTGGCTACCCCGCCTGTCCCGACCATACTGAAAAAGCGACCTTGTTCAGTTTGCTGGAAGCGGAGAAAAATTGTGGTGTGAAGCTCTCCGAGAGCTATGCGATGACGCCGGCTGCCTCCGTTAGCGGTTTCTACTACTCCCATCCCGACGCGCGGTACTTCGCCGTTGGCAAAATTGGGCGCGACCAGCTTGAAAGTATCGCCGCCCGCAAGGGGGAATCGGTGGACACCATGGAGCGCTGGTTGCGCCCCAACCTGAATTAA
- a CDS encoding electron transfer flavoprotein subunit beta/FixA family protein — translation MKVLVAVKRVVDYNVKVRAKADGSDVDLNNVKMAINPFCEIAVEEAVRLKEAGTATEVIAVSVGDKSCQEQIRTALALGADRGIQVETEGSVEPLVVAKLLKGVVEKEAPQLVILGKQSIDGDNNQTGQMLGALAGMAQGTFASEVVIEGDKVNVTREVDGGLQTVALNLPAIVTTDLRLNEPRYASLPNIMKAKKKPLDVFTPADLGVEVTSHLTQVSVEPPAERQAGIKVEDVDQLMDKLKNEAKVIS, via the coding sequence ATGAAGGTTCTTGTCGCCGTTAAGCGCGTCGTTGACTACAACGTCAAAGTTCGCGCCAAAGCCGATGGTAGTGATGTTGACCTGAATAACGTCAAGATGGCTATCAACCCCTTCTGTGAAATCGCTGTAGAAGAGGCTGTACGCCTCAAGGAAGCGGGCACAGCCACCGAAGTTATTGCCGTATCTGTTGGCGATAAGTCTTGCCAGGAGCAAATCCGTACCGCACTTGCCCTGGGCGCCGATCGCGGCATCCAGGTTGAAACCGAGGGTTCCGTCGAACCTCTCGTGGTCGCCAAGCTGCTCAAGGGTGTTGTCGAGAAGGAAGCGCCCCAGCTGGTTATCCTGGGCAAGCAGTCCATTGACGGTGACAACAACCAAACCGGTCAAATGCTGGGCGCTCTGGCCGGCATGGCCCAGGGTACGTTTGCCTCTGAAGTTGTTATTGAGGGTGACAAGGTCAACGTTACCCGCGAGGTTGACGGAGGTCTGCAAACTGTTGCATTGAACCTGCCTGCCATCGTGACCACTGACCTGCGTCTCAACGAGCCGCGCTACGCGTCACTGCCAAACATCATGAAGGCCAAGAAAAAGCCGCTCGATGTGTTCACTCCCGCTGATCTCGGCGTTGAAGTGACTTCCCACCTGACTCAGGTGAGCGTTGAGCCGCCCGCCGAGCGCCAGGCCGGTATCAAGGTTGAAGATGTTGATCAGCTGATGGACAAACTGAAGAACGAGGCGAAGGTGATCTCATGA
- a CDS encoding electron transfer flavoprotein subunit alpha/FixB family protein translates to MSTLVIAEHDNSSLKGATLNAVTAAQAMGADIDILVAGSGCDAAAQAAAAVAGVAKVLVADNAAYDHQLAENVSLLIAEVGAGYDNIIAPATADAKNTMPRVAALLDVAQISEITSVESADTFKRPIYAGNVIATVKSTDAKKVITVRTTAFDAAAAEGGSAAVEAVDAVHDAGISAFVSEEVAVSDRPELTSADIVISGGRGMQNGENFKLLEGIADKLGAAIGASRAAVDAGFVPNDMQVGQTGKIVAPDLYIAVGISGAIQHLAGMKDSKVIVAINKDEDAPIFQVADYGLVADLFDALPEFESKL, encoded by the coding sequence ATGAGCACTCTGGTAATTGCAGAACACGACAATAGCTCCCTCAAGGGCGCAACCCTGAATGCGGTGACTGCTGCCCAGGCTATGGGCGCTGACATTGATATCCTTGTTGCCGGTTCCGGTTGCGATGCCGCTGCCCAGGCCGCTGCCGCCGTCGCTGGCGTTGCCAAGGTGCTGGTTGCCGACAACGCCGCTTACGATCACCAACTGGCTGAGAATGTTAGCCTGCTGATCGCTGAAGTTGGCGCTGGCTACGACAATATCATCGCTCCCGCCACTGCCGACGCCAAAAACACCATGCCGCGTGTAGCCGCGCTGTTGGATGTAGCGCAGATCTCCGAGATTACCTCGGTTGAATCCGCCGACACCTTCAAGCGTCCCATTTACGCGGGCAACGTTATTGCTACCGTGAAGAGCACCGATGCGAAGAAAGTTATCACAGTTCGCACCACGGCCTTCGACGCCGCTGCCGCCGAAGGTGGCTCCGCTGCAGTTGAAGCCGTTGACGCTGTTCACGACGCTGGCATCTCCGCATTTGTAAGCGAAGAAGTTGCTGTCTCTGACCGTCCCGAACTGACTTCCGCAGATATTGTTATCTCCGGTGGACGCGGCATGCAGAACGGTGAAAACTTCAAGCTGCTCGAAGGCATTGCCGACAAGTTGGGCGCTGCTATCGGTGCATCTCGCGCCGCTGTCGACGCTGGTTTTGTACCCAACGATATGCAGGTTGGCCAGACAGGCAAAATCGTCGCCCCTGACCTGTACATCGCGGTAGGCATCTCCGGTGCGATCCAGCACCTGGCGGGTATGAAAGACTCTAAAGTCATCGTTGCTATCAACAAGGACGAAGACGCTCCGATCTTCCAGGTTGCTGACTACGGCCTCGTAGCCGACCTGTTTGACGCGCTGCCTGAATTCGAAAGTAAGCTGTAA
- a CDS encoding nitrite/sulfite reductase produces the protein MYVYDEYDQKILDERVDQYRGQTERFLAGTLSEEEFLPLRLQNGLYVQRLAPMLRVAVPYGLMNSAQLRTVARLSRDYDKGYVHISTRQNIQFNWPELAEVPEMLAELAKVQMHAIQTSGNCIRNTTTDQFAGVARDELVDPRPYCEIIRQWSTLHPEFAFLPRKFKIAVCGTEEDRAAIHAHDIGIELVKNSEGDVGYRVIVGGGLGRTPVIGVEICAFLEKQHLLSYLEAILRVYNQHGRRDNKYKARIKILVKAMGIEAFRESVESEWVHLKDGPTTLTDAEIERAKSFFTEPAYAEFDNTPDAELSAKADADPIFGNWVKRNTVEHRVNGYRIVNISLKATGYAPGDITDDQLELLADLADRFSFGEIRSTHQQNLVLADVPSNELYTLWQILQKAGLATANIGYLTDMICCPGGDYCALANAKSIPVAEAIQARFDDMDYVYDLGPLELNISGCMNACGHHHIGHIGILGVDKKGEEFYQVCLGGSQAKDASIGKILGPSFRQEDMPDVMEKILGTYVDLRSEDEQFLDTYRRVGIAPFKEKVYA, from the coding sequence ATGTACGTTTACGACGAGTACGACCAGAAAATTCTCGATGAGAGGGTCGACCAATACCGCGGCCAGACCGAGCGTTTCCTGGCCGGCACCTTGAGCGAGGAAGAATTTCTTCCCCTGCGCCTCCAGAATGGGCTGTATGTTCAGCGCCTGGCCCCGATGCTGCGCGTCGCAGTGCCCTACGGCCTGATGAACAGTGCCCAACTGCGCACTGTCGCTCGCCTCTCGCGGGACTACGACAAGGGCTACGTCCACATCAGCACCCGCCAGAATATTCAGTTCAACTGGCCGGAACTGGCAGAAGTACCAGAGATGCTGGCAGAGCTCGCGAAAGTGCAGATGCACGCGATCCAGACATCCGGCAACTGTATTCGCAACACCACAACCGATCAGTTCGCCGGCGTGGCTCGTGACGAATTGGTAGACCCCCGCCCCTACTGCGAAATTATTCGCCAGTGGTCTACGCTCCACCCCGAATTCGCTTTTCTGCCGCGCAAGTTCAAGATCGCGGTCTGCGGTACCGAAGAGGACCGCGCCGCCATCCACGCACATGACATTGGCATCGAGCTGGTGAAAAACAGTGAAGGTGATGTGGGCTACCGGGTCATCGTTGGCGGCGGCCTGGGTCGCACACCAGTCATCGGTGTGGAAATCTGTGCGTTCCTGGAAAAACAGCACCTGCTGAGCTACCTGGAAGCTATCCTGCGTGTTTACAACCAACACGGCCGCCGGGACAACAAGTACAAGGCCCGCATCAAGATCCTGGTGAAGGCGATGGGTATCGAGGCTTTCCGTGAGTCGGTAGAAAGCGAGTGGGTACACCTCAAAGACGGCCCCACTACTCTTACTGACGCCGAGATCGAGCGCGCGAAGTCATTTTTCACTGAACCGGCCTACGCTGAATTCGATAACACCCCTGATGCCGAACTCAGCGCCAAAGCGGATGCCGACCCAATCTTTGGCAACTGGGTCAAGCGCAACACCGTGGAACATCGCGTCAACGGCTATCGCATCGTCAATATTTCACTCAAGGCCACCGGCTACGCCCCCGGTGATATCACGGACGACCAACTCGAACTCCTGGCCGATCTTGCCGACCGCTTCTCTTTCGGAGAAATTCGCAGCACGCATCAGCAGAACCTGGTGCTTGCCGACGTTCCCAGCAACGAGCTCTACACACTGTGGCAGATACTGCAAAAGGCTGGCCTGGCCACAGCGAATATCGGCTACCTGACCGACATGATCTGCTGCCCGGGTGGTGACTATTGCGCGCTCGCAAATGCCAAGTCAATCCCGGTTGCTGAGGCCATCCAGGCCCGCTTTGACGACATGGACTACGTCTATGACCTCGGGCCACTGGAGCTGAACATCAGCGGGTGTATGAACGCCTGCGGCCATCACCACATCGGCCACATCGGCATTCTGGGTGTGGACAAGAAAGGCGAAGAGTTCTACCAGGTCTGCCTCGGCGGCAGCCAGGCAAAGGACGCGTCCATCGGTAAGATTCTAGGCCCCTCGTTCCGCCAGGAAGACATGCCCGACGTAATGGAAAAAATCCTCGGCACGTACGTTGATTTACGCAGCGAGGACGAGCAATTCCTCGACACCTATCGCCGCGTGGGCATCGCCCCCTTCAAGGAGAAAGTCTATGCCTAA
- a CDS encoding 3-deoxy-7-phosphoheptulonate synthase encodes MSNNEVHNINVDSQGVLITPEQLWEALPMSDAVSQTVADSRQVIWDILDRKDHRLFVVVGPCSIHDTEAAMDYARRLKALADELDDTLYIVMRVYFEKPRTTVGWKGLINDPHLDDSFKIEEGLHIGRKLLLDILELGLPTSTEALDPISPQYLQDLISWSAIGARTTESQTHREMASGLSSAVGFKNGTDGGLTVATNALNSVSNPHRFLGINRQGQVSVFTTKGNGYGHIVLRGGSSGPNYDSVHIRLCEEALEKAKLAKNIMVDCSHANSSKKPELQPLVVENVGNQVIEGNNSILGLMIESNINAGNQSIPANLEDLEYGVSVTDGCIDWETTETTLRNLRDTVKDALKARQSG; translated from the coding sequence ATGAGCAACAACGAAGTACACAATATTAACGTCGACTCCCAAGGCGTTCTGATCACTCCCGAGCAGCTGTGGGAAGCACTGCCGATGTCCGACGCCGTGAGCCAGACCGTCGCCGACAGTCGTCAGGTCATCTGGGACATCCTCGACCGCAAGGACCATCGCCTGTTTGTCGTGGTAGGCCCCTGCTCTATCCATGATACCGAAGCCGCTATGGACTACGCTCGCCGCCTCAAAGCCCTGGCGGACGAATTGGACGATACCCTGTATATCGTCATGCGTGTCTACTTTGAAAAGCCCCGCACCACGGTGGGCTGGAAAGGCTTAATCAACGACCCGCACCTGGATGACTCGTTCAAGATCGAGGAAGGCCTGCACATCGGCCGCAAGTTGCTGCTCGATATTCTCGAGCTCGGCCTGCCTACGTCCACCGAGGCGCTTGATCCTATTTCTCCCCAGTACCTGCAGGACCTGATCAGTTGGTCGGCCATTGGCGCCCGGACCACCGAATCTCAGACACACCGGGAAATGGCCAGCGGCCTCTCCTCTGCCGTGGGTTTCAAGAACGGTACGGACGGCGGACTGACAGTGGCTACCAATGCCCTCAACTCGGTATCCAATCCGCATCGTTTCCTCGGCATCAATCGCCAGGGACAGGTGTCGGTATTTACCACCAAAGGCAACGGCTACGGCCACATTGTCCTGCGCGGCGGCAGCTCAGGCCCGAACTACGATTCTGTACATATTCGTCTGTGCGAAGAGGCGCTGGAAAAAGCGAAACTGGCCAAGAACATCATGGTCGACTGCTCCCACGCCAACTCCAGCAAAAAGCCGGAGCTGCAACCGCTAGTCGTTGAGAACGTGGGTAACCAGGTGATCGAAGGCAACAATTCAATCCTGGGTCTGATGATTGAGTCCAATATCAATGCCGGCAATCAGTCGATCCCAGCCAATCTTGAGGACCTGGAATATGGCGTTTCGGTCACTGATGGTTGTATCGATTGGGAGACCACCGAGACTACCCTCCGCAACTTGCGTGACACCGTAAAGGATGCGTTGAAAGCGCGTCAGTCTGGCTAG
- a CDS encoding cation:proton antiporter, which yields MDVSITFAFFLIFTGAAIFASLALATRQPLIIAYIALGACIGPYGMSLVTDTQLLADIGHIGIIFLLFLLGLDMQPQALWATLRKSTVVALFSSAIFLSMGFAVAYLFGYSTTDSLVVGAAMMFSSTIIGIKLLPTTVLHHRHIGELMIGLLLIQDLLAIIVLMVLFSAAGDGTESMGKTLAISLAGLPILGGIALLCVRYILLPLIARFDRFHEYIFLLALGWCLGLAEAAKALGLSEEIGAFIAGITIATSPISQYIAVNLKPLRDFFLILFFFSVGARFDLAMLQQVWMPALVLAGLVLGLKPVVYRFLLKGVSEKRPLAWDLGFRLGQASEFSLLIAYVAAGAVLISEQASLLIQATTIITLLASSYIVVLNYPTPIAISDRLRRD from the coding sequence ATGGATGTCTCGATCACCTTTGCCTTCTTCCTCATTTTCACCGGCGCTGCTATTTTCGCGTCGCTAGCGTTGGCCACCCGCCAACCCTTGATCATCGCCTACATCGCCCTGGGAGCTTGTATCGGCCCCTATGGCATGTCACTGGTCACTGACACCCAGTTACTGGCGGACATTGGTCATATCGGCATTATCTTCCTGCTGTTCCTGCTGGGCCTCGACATGCAGCCCCAGGCTCTCTGGGCGACGCTGCGCAAGTCAACGGTAGTGGCATTGTTCAGCTCGGCAATCTTCCTTTCCATGGGTTTTGCCGTGGCCTATCTGTTCGGCTACTCCACCACTGACTCGCTGGTCGTGGGCGCTGCGATGATGTTTTCCTCGACCATTATCGGCATCAAACTCCTGCCCACGACGGTGCTGCACCACCGCCACATCGGCGAACTCATGATCGGCCTGCTACTTATTCAGGATTTGCTCGCAATTATCGTGCTAATGGTTTTGTTCAGTGCTGCCGGTGATGGCACCGAGAGCATGGGCAAGACTCTGGCCATTTCGCTGGCTGGCCTGCCCATACTCGGCGGCATCGCCCTGCTCTGCGTGCGCTATATCCTGCTGCCTCTGATCGCACGCTTCGACCGCTTCCACGAATACATTTTTCTGCTTGCCCTGGGTTGGTGCCTGGGCCTTGCAGAAGCGGCCAAGGCGCTGGGGCTCTCAGAGGAAATCGGGGCCTTTATTGCCGGCATCACGATCGCAACAAGCCCAATATCACAGTACATAGCGGTCAACCTGAAACCGCTCAGGGATTTTTTCCTGATCCTGTTCTTCTTCTCGGTGGGCGCTCGTTTTGATCTGGCGATGCTGCAGCAAGTCTGGATGCCGGCGCTGGTACTGGCGGGACTTGTGCTGGGATTGAAACCTGTGGTCTACCGGTTCCTGCTGAAAGGCGTGAGCGAAAAACGCCCCCTGGCCTGGGATCTCGGGTTCCGACTTGGCCAGGCCTCGGAGTTTTCGCTGCTCATTGCCTATGTTGCCGCTGGAGCAGTCTTAATCAGCGAACAGGCGTCATTGCTCATCCAGGCGACCACTATCATCACCCTCCTCGCCTCTTCCTACATCGTCGTTCTGAACTACCCTACGCCGATAGCGATCTCCGATCGCTTGCGTCGTGACTAG
- a CDS encoding DUF2970 domain-containing protein yields MTDQPHDEQEEKNSLNPFQVIASVFAAALGVQSSKNRERDFKQGRAGTFIAAGIIFTLLFIGVMVVIVQLVLKGA; encoded by the coding sequence ATGACGGATCAGCCCCACGACGAGCAGGAAGAGAAGAATTCGCTTAACCCGTTTCAGGTTATCGCCAGCGTGTTCGCCGCTGCGCTTGGGGTTCAGAGCAGTAAAAATCGAGAGCGGGATTTCAAGCAGGGCCGCGCCGGAACGTTTATCGCGGCGGGAATCATTTTCACGCTACTGTTTATCGGCGTGATGGTAGTAATTGTACAGTTGGTATTAAAAGGGGCCTGA
- a CDS encoding methionine synthase: protein MSEESSSAGDDNGVADAVAATAVISIVVFFMYLWLSGMPS from the coding sequence ATGTCCGAAGAGAGTAGTTCAGCTGGCGATGACAATGGCGTTGCCGACGCAGTTGCCGCAACAGCTGTCATTTCCATCGTTGTATTTTTCATGTATCTCTGGCTCTCAGGAATGCCTTCCTGA
- the nfuA gene encoding Fe-S biogenesis protein NfuA — MITITESAQDYLAELLSKQEDALGVRVFINQPGTPRAETCIAYCRDGDIKEEDEQRKYDKFTAYFDERSLPFLEDALVDYNKDRMGGQLTIKAPNAKMPRVNEDSPLEDRINYVLYNEVNPALAAHGGEVSLVELTEDKFAVLEFGGGCQGCSAVDQTLKGGVEKTLLEQLPELAGVRDTTDHSDKSQAYY, encoded by the coding sequence ATGATCACTATCACCGAATCTGCGCAGGACTACCTTGCTGAACTCCTCTCCAAACAGGAAGATGCACTCGGCGTCCGTGTCTTTATCAACCAGCCCGGCACCCCCCGCGCTGAAACCTGCATCGCCTACTGCCGCGATGGCGACATCAAAGAGGAGGATGAGCAGCGCAAGTACGATAAGTTCACCGCCTACTTCGACGAGCGCTCACTGCCGTTCCTGGAAGACGCCCTCGTGGACTACAACAAGGACCGCATGGGTGGTCAGCTCACCATCAAGGCCCCCAATGCCAAGATGCCCCGTGTCAATGAGGACAGCCCGCTGGAAGATCGCATCAACTATGTGCTCTACAACGAGGTGAACCCGGCACTCGCCGCCCACGGCGGGGAAGTTAGCCTCGTGGAGCTCACAGAGGACAAATTTGCTGTTCTGGAATTCGGTGGCGGCTGTCAGGGCTGCTCTGCTGTTGATCAGACGCTGAAAGGCGGCGTAGAGAAGACGCTGCTCGAGCAGCTTCCTGAGCTTGCCGGCGTCCGCGACACCACTGACCACTCGGACAAGTCTCAGGCTTATTACTGA